In Arachis hypogaea cultivar Tifrunner chromosome 17, arahy.Tifrunner.gnm2.J5K5, whole genome shotgun sequence, a single window of DNA contains:
- the LOC112766038 gene encoding probable helicase MAGATAMA 3: protein MGPPGTGKTKTVACLLYSLLRAKIRTLTCAPTNNAVLTVASRLHSLFKQSQKFDTYGLGNILLFGNKNRMKVDNFPGLEDVFLDYRVEELLKCFMPLTGWKHHLELMIKLLKNPNQQYRCELNDKEDLMSLEEFAKKSDSNVKRAYSSYKRKVKSSNLLTFEQFVEKKFDGIVESYNLYVEDKKMSTSGMTMEQFVKQRFSYIGGKLKLFMKALYTHLPTSMISIKVVKKMLNALDLLKSLEILLRNTKFKRDFHQCKDGKSLQSILSSLSRSISLPWKTSKDGVSMFCIEKACLVFCTASSSSKLHTQKVDMFRFVVIDEAAQLRECESAIPLQLPALQHAVLIGDERQLPALVKSKIAEKAEFGRSLFERLVLLGKERHMLNIQYRMHPSISKFPSEEFYDKQLADASIVKLTSYNKQFLKGKMYSSYSFINISRGKEQSNHDHSLKNIAEAAAVSEIIQRLRKEFLTRRKKVSIGIISPYNGQVHEIQKTIKQYISDSDPNFSVSVRSVDGFQGGEEDIIIISTVRSNGVGNIGFLSNRQRTNVALTRARYCLWILGNASTLINRNSVWRELVLDAKERNCFYNAYEDEKLARAIENSLWDLELDSLEAPFKKLSLWDNSNTASTSFRAHKPRLMYKIKT, encoded by the exons ATGGGGCCCCCGGGAACCGGCAAAACAAAGACTGTTGCTTGCTTGTTATATTCATTGCTCCGGGCGAAGATCAGAACATTGACATGTGCTCCAACTAATAATGCAGTGTTGACCGTGGCATCTCGCCTGCATAGTTTGTTTAAGCAGTCACAGAAGTTTGATACTTATGGCCTTGGTAACATTTTGCTATTTGGcaacaaaaacagaatgaaagtGGACAATTTTCCCGGTCTTGAAGATGTGTTTCTTGATTATAGAGTGGAAGAGCTTTTAAAGTGTTTTATGCCATTAACCGGGTGGAAACATCACTTGGAACTTATGATCAAGTTACTGAAGAACCCCAATCAACAATATAGGTGTGAACTGAATGATAAGGAGGATCTAATGTCATTGGAAGAATTTGCTAAGAAAAGTGACAGCAATGTAAAACGTGCATATTCTTCATACAAGAGAAAAGTGAAGAGTTCTAACCTTTTGACATTTGAGCAATTTGTCGAGAAGAAATTCGATGGCATTGTAGAGTCTTACAATTTGTATGTTGAAGATAAAAAGATGAGTACCTCTGGTATGACAATGGAGCAATTTGTGAAGCAAAGGTTCAGTTACATTGGAGGTAAGCTCAAGTTGTTCATGAAAGCCTTGTATACTCACCTACCAACATCTATGATTTCAATCAAAGTGGTAAAGAAAATGTTGAACGCTCTGGATTTGTTGAAATCTCTGGAAATTTTGCTGCGCAATACCAAGTTCAAACGAGACTTTCATCAATGTAAAGATGGAAAAAGCCTACAAAGCATACTAAGTTCACTATCACGTTCAATTTCGCTTCCTTGGAAGACAAGCAAAGATGGCGTGTCAATGTTTTGCATTGAGAAAGCATGCTTAGTATTTTGTACTGCATCAAGTTCTTCTAAACTGCATACTCAAAAAGTGGACATGTTCCGGTTTGTAGTTATTGATGAAGCAGCACAGCTGCGAGAATGTGAATCAGCAATTCCATTGCAACTTCCTGCTCTTCAACATGCTGTTCTCATAGGTGATGAAAGACAGCTTCCTGCATTGGTTAAAAGCAAG ATAGCTGAGAAGGCTGAATTTGGAAGAAGTTTGTTTGAGAGATTGGTGTTGTTGGGAAAAGAGAGGCACATGCTTAATATTCAGTATAGGATGCATCCATCAATTAGCAAATTCCCAAGTGAAGAGTTCTATGATAAGCAACTTGCTGATGCATCCATTGTCAAATTAACAAGCTACAATAAGCAATTCCTTAAAGGGAAAATGTATAGCTCCTACTCTTTCATCAACATATCAAGGGGTAAAGAGCAGTCTAATCATGATCATAGTTTGAAGAACATTGCTGAGGCTGCTGCTGTCTCAGAGATTATTCAAAGACTTAGAAAAG AATTTTTGAcaagaagaaagaaagttagcATAGGAATCATATCTCCATACAATGGTCAAGTACATGAAATCCAGAAGACCATAAAGCAATACATTTCAGACAGTGATCCTAACTTCTCTGTGAGTGTTCGTTCTGTTGATGGTTTTCAAGGTGGTGAAGAAGACATAATTATAATATCAACTGTGAGATCCAATGGTGTTGGAAATATTGGTTTTCTTTCAAATAGACAAAGAACAAATGTTGCATTGACAAGGGCTAG ATATTGCCTTTGGATATTAGGAAATGCATCAACTTTGATAAACCGTAACAGTGTATGGAGGGAACTGGTTCTTGATGCTAAGGAAAGAAACTGCTTTTACAATGCTTATGAGGATGAGAAACTGGCTCGGGCCATTGAGAATTCCTTGTGGGACCTTGAACTTGATTCACTGGAGGCACCATTCAAGAAACTAAGTTTATGGGACAATTCTAATACAGCTTCTACTTCCTTTAG